In one window of Mus pahari chromosome 3, PAHARI_EIJ_v1.1, whole genome shotgun sequence DNA:
- the LOC110319240 gene encoding EKC/KEOPS complex subunit Tp53rk-like: protein MAGASSEAEAEALAAALERSRLFLSGLEPVQQGAEARVFRGRFQGRAAVVKHRFPKSYRHPELEARLGRRXTVQEARALLRCRRAGIAAPVVFFVDYVSNCLYMEEIEDSVTVRDYIQSTLETEKDPQCLLDLARRMGQVLARMHDEDLIHGDLTTSNMLLRRPLEQLHIVLIDFGLSFVSGLPEDKGVDLYVLEKAFLSTHPHTETVFEAFLKSYGASSKKSSPVLKKLDEVRLRGRKRSMVG, encoded by the exons ATGGCCGGCGCGTCctcggaggcggaggcggaggcgctGGCCGCGGCGCTCGAGCGGAGCCGCCTCTTCCTGAGCGGCCTGGAGCCGGTGCAGCAGGGCGCCGAGGCTCGCGTCTTCCGTGGCCGCTTCCAGGGCCGCGCGGCCGTGGTGAAGCACCGCTTCCCGAAGAGCTACCGGCACCCGGAGCTGGAGGCGCGGCTCGGCCGGCGGNGGACGGTGCAGGAGGCGCGCGCGCTGCTCCGCTGCCGCCGTGCGG GGATAGCTGCCCCAGTTGTCTTCTTTGTGGACTATGTGTCTAACTGCTTATATATGGAAGAAATCGAAGACTCGGTGACTGTTCGGGATTATATCCAATCCACTCTGGAGACTGAAAAGGACCCCCAGTGCCTCTTGGACCTGGCCAGGAGGATGGGGCAGGTTCTGGCCAGAATGCATGACGAAGACCTCATTCACGGGGACCTCACCACCTCCAACATGCTCCTGAGGCGGCCCCTGGAACAGCTGCACATCGTACTCATCGACTTCGGGCTGAGCTTTGTCTCAGGACTGCCAGAAGACAAAGGCGTCGACCTCTATGTCCTGGAGAAGGCCTTCCTCAGCACGCACCCACACACCGAGACCGTGTTTGAAGCCTTTCTGAAGAGTTACGGGGCCTCATCCAAGAAGTCCAGTCCAGTGCTGAAGAAGTTAGATGAGGTGCGCCTGAGAGGGCGAAAGCGGTCCATGGTCGGGTAG